A window of the Lactuca sativa cultivar Salinas chromosome 5, Lsat_Salinas_v11, whole genome shotgun sequence genome harbors these coding sequences:
- the LOC111876587 gene encoding receptor-like protein kinase ANXUR2 produces MEAECSSSLDVNQEFRQLTISEIHFVTKNFDESLVIGRGGFGMVYKGTITNGTTHLVAAIKRLDSTSKQGEAEFWAEVEILTKLRHCHLVPLIGYCNDGEEMILAYEYMPHGTLEDHLHNFQTPLSWVQRLKICIGVARGLDYLHTGTGIKHGVIHRDVKSSNILLDESWNAKISDFGLSKLGPINQPSTYVNTVVKGTFGYLDPDYFTTGRLTRKSDVYAFGVVLFEVLSGKRAVDKSLGEEHLGLARWAQESVKEDRLEQIVDLNIKDEIMPKCLKEFARIADWCLDRNPKQRPTMAEVVVCLESVLAIQEKASNKLHHARMRKFGWAQVVAELGPMLNASRNYYTEKSKLKSEMIKEKFVNQIQQMYDDSQLVKIAKEQTMHSNLLTQSLGVVSKKLRKTEEKQPIVRDRTQGYQDQNMQEDTL; encoded by the exons ATGGAAGCTGAATGCTCCTCATCCTTAGACGTGAATCAAGAATTCCGGCAACTTACAATTTCTGAGATTCATTTTGTAACCAAAAACTTCGATGAGTCATTAGTAATCGGGCGTGGGGGTTTTGGCATGGTCTACAAAGGAACCATCACAAATGGGACAACTCATTTAGTTGCTGCCATCAAGCGGCTGGATTCAACTTCTAAACAAGGAGAAGCAGAGTTTTGGGCTGAAGTTGAGATTCTCACTAAGTTAAGACACTGCCACTTAGTGCCTCTGATTGGTTATTGCAACGATGGGGAAGAAATGATCCTTGCATACGAATATATGCCCCATGGAACACTTGAAGATCATCTCCACAACTTTCAGACTCCTTTATCTTGGGTGCAACGACTTAAAATATGTATAGGGGTGGCACGTGGGTTAGATTACCTTCACACTGGTACGGGTATAAAGCATGGAGTTATACATCGCGATGTGAAGAGCTCTAATATATTGTTAGATGAAAGCTGGAATGCTAAAATTTCAGATTTTGGTTTGTCCAAACTAGGTCCAATAAATCAACCTTCCACTTATGTAAATACTGTTGTGAAAGGCACTTTTGGATACCTAGATCCAGACTACTTCACAACAGGTAGGCTGACTAGAAAGTCTGATGTGTATGCCTTTGGGGTTGTTTTATTTGAAGTCCTTAGTGGAAAACGAGCAGTGGATAAAAGTCTTGGAGAGGAGCATTTGGGTTTAGCAAGATGGGCTCAAGAATCTGTCAAGGAAGATAGGCTTGAGCAAATAGTTGATTTGAATATAAAGGACGAAATCATGCCTAAATGTTTAAAGGAGTTTGCACGTATTGCAGATTGGTGTTTGGATAGAAATCCCAAGCAACGGCCTACAATGGCTGAGGTTGTGGTTTGTCTTGAGTCTGTGCTAGCCATACAGGAGAAAGCCAGTAACAAGTTGCACCATGCACGCATGAGAAAATTTG GTTGGGCGCAAGTTGTTGCAGAGCTGGGTCCCATGTTGAATGCTAGCAGAAACTATTATACAG AAAAATCAAAGTTGAAGTCTGAGATGATTAAAGAAAAGTTTGTCAACCAAATACAGCAGATGTATGATGACAGCCAACTCGTCAAAATTGCAAAAGAACAGACGATGCATTCAAATTTACTCACACAGTCACTTGGGGTGGTATCTAAGAAACTGAGGAAAACTGAAGAAAAGCAGCCTATTGTCAGGGACAGGACACAAGGGTACCAGGATCAAAACATGCAAGAGGACACTTTATAA